A stretch of Lactuca sativa cultivar Salinas chromosome 6, Lsat_Salinas_v11, whole genome shotgun sequence DNA encodes these proteins:
- the LOC111905386 gene encoding transcription factor TGA9 isoform X1, translated as MASHRVGETGLSDSGPSHHHHHHQHLPYSVFPAFNPPNTSFINQEGSSFDFGELEEAIVLQGYNKIHGDETKLPLYTTVPRPAATLDMFPSWPMRVHQTPRGSNSSTDSGSAVNVAIASKPESHSHLEPESPISSNSKKTSSNPQQDQHQQQQQQAIFRQQLQNLQIPTQNLEMESEGGSPVTTGGSSHSQQTPKPFSEKKKGIGSTSERTLDSKTLRRLAQNREAARKSRLRKKAYVQQLETSRIRLTQLEQDLQRARSQGLFVGGGGAGGNLSSGAAMFDMEYTRWLDEDQRHMAELRKGLQSHLSDGDLRVVVDSFVAHYDEIFRLKSVAAKSDVFHLINGMWTTPAERCFLWMGGFRPSELIKMLAIQLDPLTEQQVVGIYSLQQSSQQAEEALTQGLDQLHQSLIDTIASGSVNDGVHHMAVALGKLTNLEGFVRQADNLRQQTLHQLHRILTVRQAAKCFLVISEYYARLRALSSLWASRPREALMSDENSCQTTTDLQMVQSSQIHFSNYG; from the exons ATGGCGAGTCACCGAGTTGGAGAGACTGGTTTGTCAGACTCAGGACCTtcacaccatcaccatcaccaccaacaCCTGCCATACTCTGTTTTTCCTGCCTTTAATCCTCCTAACACATCCTTCAT TAATCAAGAAGGGTCATCGTTTGATTTTGGAGAGCTAGAAGAAGCTATTGTGCTTCAAGGTTACAACAAGATCCATGGTGATGAAACCAAATTAC CTTTATACACAACAGTACCAAGGCCAGCAGCTACTCTGGACATGTTCCCTTCTTGGCCTATGAGAGTTCATCAAACCCCAAGA GGGAGTAATTCAAGTACAGATTCAGGGTCAGCAGTAAATGTTGCAATTGCTAGTAAACCAGAGTCTCATTCGCATTTAGAACCAGAATCACCAATCAGCAGTAACAGTAAAAAAACATCTTCAAATCCACAACAAGatcaacatcaacaacaacaacaacaagctaTTTTTCGTCAACAATTACAAAATCTTCAAATTCCAACACAAAATCTTGAAATGGAAAGTGAAGGTGGTAGTCCTGTTACGACAGGAGGATCATCACATTCTCAACAAACTCCAAAACCCTTCTCAGAAAAG AAAAAGGGAATTGGTTCGACATCAGAGAGAACACTGGATTCGAAG ACATTGAGACGCTTAGCTCAAAACAGAGAAGCAGCAAGAAAAAGCAGACTCAGAAAAAAG GCATACGTTCAACAGCTAGAAACAAGCAGAATACGACTAACTCAACTCGAACAAGATCTTCAACGTGCTCGATCGCAG GGTTTGTTCGTGGGTGGTGGAGGCGCCGGAGGGAACCTTAGCTCCG GTGCAGCAATGTTTGATATGGAATACACGAGATGGCTTGATGAAGATCAAAGACACATGGCTGAATTACGAAAAGGGTTGCAATCACATTTATCAGATGGTGATCTTAGGGTTGTAGTTGATAGCTTTGTTGCACATTATGATGAGATTTTCCGGTTGAAAAGTGTGGCGGCTAAATCCGATGTGTTCCACTTGATTAATGGCATGTGGACTACCCCGGCGGAACGATGCTTCCTTTGGATGGGCGGTTTTCGCCCTTCTGAACTTATCAAG atgTTAGCGATTCAATTGGATCCGCTCACAGAGCAGCAAGTTGTGGGGATTTATAGCCTACAACAATCCTCACAACAAGCGGAAGAAGCTTTAACACAAGGTTTAGATCAACTACATCAGTCGTTAATCGACACTATTGCTAGTGGGTCTGTAAATGATGGGGTCCACCATATGGCGGTTGCACTAGGAAAACTTACTAATCTTGAAGGCTTTGTTCGTCAg GCCGATAATTTAAGACAACAAACTCTTCATCAATTGCATCGAATACTGACTGTTCGACAAGCAGCAAAATGTTTCTTAGTGATTAGCGAGTATTATGCACGACTACGAGCCTTGAGTTCCCTTTGGGCATCTCGGCCACGAGA GGCATTGATGAGTGATGAGAACTCTTGCCAAACGACGACGGATTTGCAAATGGTGCAATCTTCACAGATTCATTTTTCAAACTATGGATGA
- the LOC111905386 gene encoding transcription factor TGA9 isoform X2 — protein sequence MASHRVGETGLSDSGPSHHHHHHQHLPYSVFPAFNPPNTSFINQEGSSFDFGELEEAIVLQGYNKIHGDETKLPLYTTVPRPAATLDMFPSWPMRVHQTPRGSNSSTDSGSAVNVAIASKPESHSHLEPESPISSNSKKTSSNPQQDQHQQQQQQAIFRQQLQNLQIPTQNLEMESEGGSPVTTGGSSHSQQTPKPFSEKTLRRLAQNREAARKSRLRKKAYVQQLETSRIRLTQLEQDLQRARSQGLFVGGGGAGGNLSSGAAMFDMEYTRWLDEDQRHMAELRKGLQSHLSDGDLRVVVDSFVAHYDEIFRLKSVAAKSDVFHLINGMWTTPAERCFLWMGGFRPSELIKMLAIQLDPLTEQQVVGIYSLQQSSQQAEEALTQGLDQLHQSLIDTIASGSVNDGVHHMAVALGKLTNLEGFVRQADNLRQQTLHQLHRILTVRQAAKCFLVISEYYARLRALSSLWASRPREALMSDENSCQTTTDLQMVQSSQIHFSNYG from the exons ATGGCGAGTCACCGAGTTGGAGAGACTGGTTTGTCAGACTCAGGACCTtcacaccatcaccatcaccaccaacaCCTGCCATACTCTGTTTTTCCTGCCTTTAATCCTCCTAACACATCCTTCAT TAATCAAGAAGGGTCATCGTTTGATTTTGGAGAGCTAGAAGAAGCTATTGTGCTTCAAGGTTACAACAAGATCCATGGTGATGAAACCAAATTAC CTTTATACACAACAGTACCAAGGCCAGCAGCTACTCTGGACATGTTCCCTTCTTGGCCTATGAGAGTTCATCAAACCCCAAGA GGGAGTAATTCAAGTACAGATTCAGGGTCAGCAGTAAATGTTGCAATTGCTAGTAAACCAGAGTCTCATTCGCATTTAGAACCAGAATCACCAATCAGCAGTAACAGTAAAAAAACATCTTCAAATCCACAACAAGatcaacatcaacaacaacaacaacaagctaTTTTTCGTCAACAATTACAAAATCTTCAAATTCCAACACAAAATCTTGAAATGGAAAGTGAAGGTGGTAGTCCTGTTACGACAGGAGGATCATCACATTCTCAACAAACTCCAAAACCCTTCTCAGAAAAG ACATTGAGACGCTTAGCTCAAAACAGAGAAGCAGCAAGAAAAAGCAGACTCAGAAAAAAG GCATACGTTCAACAGCTAGAAACAAGCAGAATACGACTAACTCAACTCGAACAAGATCTTCAACGTGCTCGATCGCAG GGTTTGTTCGTGGGTGGTGGAGGCGCCGGAGGGAACCTTAGCTCCG GTGCAGCAATGTTTGATATGGAATACACGAGATGGCTTGATGAAGATCAAAGACACATGGCTGAATTACGAAAAGGGTTGCAATCACATTTATCAGATGGTGATCTTAGGGTTGTAGTTGATAGCTTTGTTGCACATTATGATGAGATTTTCCGGTTGAAAAGTGTGGCGGCTAAATCCGATGTGTTCCACTTGATTAATGGCATGTGGACTACCCCGGCGGAACGATGCTTCCTTTGGATGGGCGGTTTTCGCCCTTCTGAACTTATCAAG atgTTAGCGATTCAATTGGATCCGCTCACAGAGCAGCAAGTTGTGGGGATTTATAGCCTACAACAATCCTCACAACAAGCGGAAGAAGCTTTAACACAAGGTTTAGATCAACTACATCAGTCGTTAATCGACACTATTGCTAGTGGGTCTGTAAATGATGGGGTCCACCATATGGCGGTTGCACTAGGAAAACTTACTAATCTTGAAGGCTTTGTTCGTCAg GCCGATAATTTAAGACAACAAACTCTTCATCAATTGCATCGAATACTGACTGTTCGACAAGCAGCAAAATGTTTCTTAGTGATTAGCGAGTATTATGCACGACTACGAGCCTTGAGTTCCCTTTGGGCATCTCGGCCACGAGA GGCATTGATGAGTGATGAGAACTCTTGCCAAACGACGACGGATTTGCAAATGGTGCAATCTTCACAGATTCATTTTTCAAACTATGGATGA